One window of the Rhodococcus sovatensis genome contains the following:
- a CDS encoding NfeD family protein, with the protein MAAIIWLIAGIALAAAEALTGDFFLLMLAGGALATAGISAITDFPVWADAIVFGLVSLVLVLGVRPILLRRFASPPALATNAAALTGKSAVVLEQVAANEGQVKLGGEVWTARPLDESEVYAPGTTVTVMEIDGATAVVWRGP; encoded by the coding sequence GTGGCGGCGATCATCTGGCTCATTGCAGGAATTGCACTCGCGGCAGCCGAAGCGCTGACGGGAGATTTCTTCTTGCTCATGCTCGCCGGTGGTGCATTGGCAACAGCCGGTATCTCCGCCATCACGGACTTCCCGGTGTGGGCGGACGCCATCGTATTCGGACTCGTCTCACTCGTCCTTGTTCTGGGTGTAAGGCCGATTCTGTTGCGGCGCTTCGCATCTCCGCCTGCGCTCGCGACCAATGCCGCTGCGTTGACGGGCAAGAGTGCTGTTGTGCTGGAACAGGTTGCAGCGAATGAGGGTCAGGTCAAGCTCGGCGGCGAGGTGTGGACTGCACGTCCCCTCGACGAATCCGAGGTATATGCGCCGGGAACCACCGTGACCGTGATGGAAATAGACGGCGCTACAGCCGTCGTGTGGAGGGGACCGTAG
- a CDS encoding ferrochelatase codes for MTTSTDFDALLVLSFGGPEEPAHVRPFLENVTRGRGVPPERLDAVVEHYMHFGGVSPINALNRDIIAAVEAELASAGIDLPVYFGNRNWHPMVEDTVADMAANGVERALVFPTSAWGGYSGCRQYHEDLARARESVGSSAPDLVKIRQYYDHPLMVAAFADAITAALDELPAERRAGARLVFTAHSIPDAADANAGPPADGGHLYSRQVADASALAAAAAGIDEYDLVWQSRSGPPQVPWLEPDICDHLDALADKGVDAVVVCPIGFVSDHLEVVWDLDTEAEEKAKERRMAFARASTPGTDERFAKMVVELVREHVAGAAARGIGSVPSYGETLNGQRCALGCCEQPVRPTRN; via the coding sequence ATGACGACGTCCACAGATTTCGACGCTCTACTGGTTCTCTCGTTCGGTGGCCCCGAAGAACCCGCACACGTCAGGCCGTTTCTCGAGAACGTCACGCGCGGGCGCGGTGTGCCACCCGAGCGACTCGACGCAGTCGTGGAGCACTACATGCATTTCGGGGGAGTCTCACCGATCAATGCACTCAATCGCGACATCATCGCTGCAGTCGAAGCCGAATTGGCTTCTGCCGGAATCGACCTGCCTGTCTATTTCGGCAACCGAAATTGGCACCCCATGGTCGAGGACACCGTCGCTGATATGGCTGCGAATGGCGTCGAACGTGCGCTCGTGTTTCCCACCTCTGCGTGGGGCGGATACTCGGGCTGCCGCCAGTACCACGAGGATCTAGCTCGTGCCCGTGAGTCCGTGGGTTCGAGCGCACCGGATCTTGTGAAGATTCGCCAGTACTACGACCACCCGCTGATGGTTGCAGCGTTCGCCGACGCCATCACCGCGGCACTCGACGAGCTTCCCGCCGAGCGAAGGGCAGGGGCTCGTCTGGTGTTCACTGCTCATTCGATCCCCGACGCGGCCGATGCGAACGCCGGCCCGCCTGCCGACGGCGGTCACCTCTACAGCCGCCAGGTCGCCGACGCGTCCGCACTCGCAGCAGCCGCTGCGGGGATCGACGAGTACGACCTCGTGTGGCAGTCGCGGTCCGGACCGCCGCAGGTGCCGTGGCTCGAGCCGGACATCTGCGATCATCTCGATGCGCTTGCGGACAAGGGCGTAGATGCGGTGGTCGTGTGTCCGATCGGCTTCGTGTCCGACCATCTCGAGGTCGTATGGGATCTCGATACCGAGGCCGAGGAGAAGGCAAAGGAACGTCGGATGGCATTTGCGCGGGCCTCGACCCCCGGTACCGATGAACGGTTCGCGAAAATGGTGGTCGAATTGGTACGTGAGCACGTCGCAGGCGCCGCGGCGCGGGGTATCGGTTCGGTTCCGAGCTACGGCGAGACGCTCAACGGCCAGCGGTGTGCGCTCGGGTGCTGTGAACAGCCAGTTCGGCCGACCCGAAACTAG
- a CDS encoding SPFH domain-containing protein yields MAALIVLGVIVLLVVVLVAKSVSIVPQAEAAVIERLGRYVRTVSGQLTFLVPFVDRIRAKVDLRERVVSFPPQPVITKDNLTVSIDTVVYFQVTNPQSAVYEINNYIVGVEQLTTTTLRNVVGGMTLEETLTSRDSINGQLRVVLDEATGRWGLRVARVELKSIDPPPSIQESMEKQMKADREKRATILTAEGHRESAIKTAEGDKQSRILAAEGGKQAAILTAEGERQSRILRAEGDRAAKYLQAQGQAKAIEKVFAAIKNGKPTPELLAYQYMQTLPQMAQGDANKVWMIPSDFGDALKGFAKTLGAPGEDGVFRFEPSANTGNDSVSVDDSEEIAEWFETKTDPAVAEAVAAAEAVARTPVDTSLAPDPSLTKGSDLGQLGGPSPAPAFETEPER; encoded by the coding sequence ATGGCAGCACTGATCGTTCTCGGCGTAATCGTTCTTCTCGTGGTCGTTCTCGTGGCCAAGTCCGTGTCGATAGTCCCGCAGGCCGAGGCCGCAGTGATCGAGAGACTCGGCCGGTACGTCCGGACCGTGTCCGGGCAGCTCACTTTTCTCGTTCCATTCGTCGACCGGATCAGGGCCAAGGTCGACCTTCGTGAGCGGGTCGTCTCCTTCCCTCCGCAGCCTGTGATCACCAAGGACAACTTGACGGTCTCGATCGATACCGTCGTGTATTTCCAGGTGACCAATCCTCAATCCGCGGTGTACGAGATCAACAACTACATCGTGGGCGTAGAGCAGCTGACCACCACGACACTTCGCAACGTTGTCGGCGGCATGACGCTCGAAGAGACGCTGACATCACGCGACTCGATCAACGGGCAGCTGCGGGTCGTCCTCGACGAAGCGACGGGACGATGGGGCCTGCGCGTTGCGCGGGTCGAATTGAAGAGCATCGATCCACCGCCGTCGATCCAGGAGTCGATGGAAAAGCAGATGAAGGCCGACCGTGAGAAGCGGGCCACCATTCTGACTGCCGAGGGCCATCGTGAGTCCGCGATCAAGACTGCCGAGGGCGACAAGCAGAGCCGAATCCTCGCAGCCGAGGGCGGCAAGCAGGCTGCCATCCTGACTGCCGAGGGCGAGCGCCAGTCGCGCATCCTTCGCGCAGAAGGCGACCGAGCAGCAAAATACCTTCAGGCCCAGGGCCAGGCAAAGGCGATCGAAAAGGTATTCGCGGCGATCAAGAACGGTAAGCCGACGCCGGAACTGCTTGCGTACCAGTACATGCAGACGCTTCCGCAGATGGCACAAGGTGATGCCAACAAGGTTTGGATGATTCCCAGTGACTTCGGTGATGCGCTGAAGGGCTTCGCCAAGACGCTGGGTGCACCGGGCGAAGACGGCGTCTTCCGTTTCGAGCCGAGCGCGAACACCGGCAACGACTCCGTATCTGTCGACGATTCCGAAGAGATCGCCGAATGGTTCGAAACCAAGACCGATCCAGCGGTGGCCGAGGCAGTCGCGGCTGCCGAGGCAGTTGCCAGAACTCCGGTCGACACTTCGCTGGCTCCCGACCCCAGTCTGACGAAAGGGTCCGATCTAGGGCAGCTGGGCGGACCATCGCCTGCACCTGCCTTCGAGACGGAGCCGGAGCGGTAG
- a CDS encoding DUF58 domain-containing protein: MSGASADGSAGRHDPRPPSFRSGELRDPSLGAALRTLELTVRRRLDGVLHGDHLGLIPGPGSEPGDAREYQPGDDVRQMDWSVTARTTHPHVRQSVADRELETWMVLDLSSSLDFGTTGCEKRDLAVAAAAAITHLTSGGGNRIGAVVATGAKTTRIPARGGQAHRQAMLREIATTPSAPDGVRGDLRGAIESLRRPQRRRGMAVIISDFLGPIDWERSLRAIAARHDVLAVEVVDPRDLELPDIGDVVLHDPESGRTREFSTTPQLRADFAEAAHAHRQDVERVLRRCGAPRLTLRTDGDWIADVVRFVSARRHTLGASAVNTARAGRR, encoded by the coding sequence GTGAGCGGGGCATCAGCCGATGGTTCGGCAGGCCGTCACGACCCGAGACCGCCGTCGTTCCGAAGCGGTGAGCTGCGCGATCCATCTCTCGGGGCTGCCCTTCGGACCCTGGAACTGACGGTCCGTCGGCGCCTGGACGGTGTACTGCACGGGGACCATCTCGGACTGATACCAGGGCCTGGATCAGAACCGGGCGATGCCCGTGAATACCAACCAGGCGACGACGTCCGGCAGATGGACTGGTCCGTCACCGCGCGCACGACGCACCCTCACGTTCGCCAGTCCGTCGCGGATCGAGAGCTCGAGACCTGGATGGTGCTCGATCTGTCCTCGAGTCTCGATTTCGGAACCACCGGATGCGAGAAACGCGACCTTGCTGTTGCAGCGGCCGCAGCGATCACTCATCTGACCAGTGGCGGCGGAAACCGCATCGGTGCAGTCGTGGCCACCGGCGCGAAAACGACACGTATCCCTGCCCGCGGAGGACAGGCCCACAGGCAGGCGATGCTGCGCGAAATCGCCACGACGCCGAGCGCTCCCGACGGGGTGCGGGGGGATCTTCGAGGTGCCATCGAGTCGCTGCGACGACCTCAACGTCGCCGTGGTATGGCGGTGATCATCAGCGACTTTCTCGGCCCCATCGACTGGGAACGTTCGCTACGCGCGATCGCTGCGCGCCACGACGTCCTGGCCGTCGAGGTCGTCGACCCTCGCGACCTCGAGTTGCCCGACATAGGAGATGTGGTGCTGCACGACCCCGAATCCGGGCGCACCCGCGAATTCAGTACGACACCGCAGTTGCGTGCCGACTTCGCCGAGGCGGCGCATGCACATCGACAAGATGTCGAGCGGGTGTTGCGTCGATGCGGCGCCCCCCGGCTGACGCTTCGAACCGACGGTGACTGGATTGCGGATGTCGTGAGGTTCGTGTCCGCGCGTCGACATACCCTCGGTGCGAGCGCGGTCAACACGGCACGGGCGGGTCGCCGGTGA
- the inhA gene encoding NADH-dependent enoyl-ACP reductase InhA — translation MGGLLEGKTILVTGIITDASIAFHAAAMAQNQGAKVIITGFDRLRLIDRIAQRLPQPVPPAIELDATNEEHLAALADRVRELAPEGVDGVLHSIAFAPRTLMGPGAKPFLEGPGPDAARAFEISAWSYASLARAVLPVMNEGGSIVGMDFDPRTAMPYYNWMGVAKAALESVNRYVAREVGEAKRIRSNLVAAGPIRTLAAKAIAGTATGDAQKMQQLNEYWDGASPIGWNYDDPTVVAKSIVALLSDWLPGTTGSIIYVDGGASHNTYLPDNM, via the coding sequence ATGGGCGGACTGCTCGAAGGTAAGACAATTCTCGTGACCGGCATCATCACCGATGCATCGATCGCATTCCACGCGGCCGCGATGGCCCAGAACCAAGGTGCGAAGGTCATCATCACCGGCTTCGATCGGCTGCGGTTGATCGATCGGATCGCACAGCGCCTGCCGCAGCCGGTTCCCCCGGCGATCGAGCTGGATGCCACCAACGAGGAGCACCTCGCAGCGCTCGCTGACCGTGTGCGTGAACTTGCGCCTGAGGGCGTCGACGGAGTGCTGCACTCCATTGCTTTCGCGCCGCGCACGCTGATGGGACCAGGCGCTAAGCCTTTCCTCGAGGGCCCCGGCCCCGATGCTGCACGTGCGTTCGAAATCTCGGCGTGGAGCTACGCCTCGCTCGCCCGCGCTGTGCTACCCGTCATGAACGAGGGTGGATCGATCGTCGGTATGGACTTCGATCCTCGCACCGCGATGCCGTACTACAACTGGATGGGCGTGGCCAAGGCTGCGTTGGAATCGGTCAACCGCTACGTTGCCCGCGAGGTCGGAGAGGCGAAGCGTATTCGCTCGAATCTTGTTGCTGCTGGACCGATCCGGACGCTCGCAGCGAAAGCCATCGCAGGTACGGCTACCGGTGACGCGCAGAAGATGCAGCAGCTCAACGAGTATTGGGACGGCGCATCGCCGATCGGCTGGAACTACGACGATCCGACCGTGGTAGCCAAGTCGATCGTTGCGCTGTTGTCCGATTGGCTGCCCGGCACCACGGGTTCGATCATTTACGTGGACGGCGGTGCGAGTCACAACACGTACCTTCCCGACAACATGTAG
- a CDS encoding AAA family ATPase, translated as MSSESGGFLVASRDSSVSDSSVSNGSSESNGSTSDRAGAKGGSAPVGGGSGSADVTGLAQDVQILEKAVYEVKRVIVGQDRLVERILVGLLARGHVLLEGVPGVAKTLAVETFAKVVGGSFSRVQFTPDLVPTDLIGTRIYRQGREEFDTELGPVVANFVLADEINRAPAKVQSALLEVMAERHVTIGGKTFQMPDPFLVMATQNPIENEGVYPLPEAQRDRFLFKIVVDYPSVEEEREIVYRMGTAVPTPKQILDPEELVRLQTVASTVFVHHALVDYVVRVIAATRTPEQLGLDDVASWIAYGASPRATLGIIAASRALALLRGRDYVVPQDVLEVIPDVLRHRLVLSYDALADEVTPEDVITRILQTVGLPQVAPQAVVGAPQPPLPPQGQPNYQGHPNQHGQPNHQGQFSYPNQPAAPGQQPGPGQFGGNAAPQGHNGPAAPSLDKSTVNESTAGSQKQ; from the coding sequence ATGTCGAGTGAAAGCGGTGGATTCTTGGTGGCATCACGTGACAGCAGTGTGTCGGACAGCAGCGTGTCGAATGGCAGCAGCGAGTCGAATGGCAGCACGTCGGACAGGGCTGGGGCCAAAGGCGGCAGCGCACCCGTGGGCGGTGGTTCGGGATCTGCGGACGTGACCGGGCTCGCCCAGGACGTTCAGATCCTCGAGAAGGCCGTCTACGAAGTGAAACGCGTGATCGTCGGTCAGGACCGACTGGTCGAACGCATCCTCGTAGGATTGCTGGCGCGTGGGCACGTTCTACTCGAAGGTGTTCCCGGTGTCGCCAAGACGCTGGCCGTGGAGACGTTTGCCAAAGTCGTCGGCGGGTCGTTCTCGCGGGTTCAGTTCACTCCTGACCTTGTGCCGACCGACCTCATCGGTACTCGTATCTACCGCCAAGGTCGTGAGGAGTTCGACACCGAACTCGGTCCCGTCGTCGCCAACTTCGTCCTTGCCGACGAGATCAACCGCGCTCCCGCCAAAGTGCAGTCCGCGTTGCTGGAAGTCATGGCCGAGCGGCACGTGACCATCGGCGGTAAGACCTTCCAGATGCCTGATCCGTTCCTGGTGATGGCCACTCAGAACCCGATCGAAAACGAAGGTGTCTACCCACTTCCGGAAGCACAGCGAGATCGGTTCCTTTTCAAGATCGTGGTCGACTATCCCTCGGTGGAAGAAGAACGCGAGATCGTCTACCGGATGGGAACTGCGGTCCCGACGCCGAAGCAAATTCTCGACCCCGAAGAGCTAGTTCGTCTGCAGACGGTGGCGAGCACAGTCTTCGTACACCACGCGCTGGTCGACTACGTTGTCCGCGTCATCGCCGCCACACGAACGCCGGAGCAGCTGGGCCTCGACGATGTCGCGAGCTGGATTGCCTACGGAGCGTCGCCCCGTGCGACGCTCGGAATCATCGCGGCCTCGCGAGCGCTGGCGCTGCTGCGTGGTCGTGACTACGTCGTTCCGCAGGACGTGCTCGAGGTGATTCCGGACGTTCTTCGCCATCGACTCGTGCTGTCGTACGACGCGCTTGCCGACGAGGTCACCCCCGAGGACGTCATTACGAGAATCCTGCAGACCGTCGGGCTCCCGCAGGTTGCCCCGCAAGCCGTGGTGGGTGCCCCGCAGCCTCCGCTTCCTCCGCAGGGGCAGCCGAATTACCAGGGTCACCCGAACCAGCACGGCCAGCCGAATCACCAGGGGCAATTTTCTTATCCGAACCAGCCTGCCGCTCCCGGCCAACAGCCCGGCCCGGGTCAGTTCGGCGGCAACGCAGCACCCCAGGGTCACAACGGCCCAGCGGCGCCTTCGCTCGACAAGTCGACAGTCAACGAGTCGACTGCAGGTAGCCAGAAGCAGTGA
- a CDS encoding NlpC/P60 family protein, whose protein sequence is MRRRTFRGSRRSAFSNTARALICAGVVVALMGAVSGTAAAVPPPPPNPSDSDIAAAGSRVDEQLGAVGQLINQVAAANQQLAQLDAEVAIRREDVNKALVDLQNARDAADIAAQFVVTAQQALADAGTQIQAAQQKFNEFAVSSYTQGTGVASVSSFLGSNGPEDVLDRAQVLKVLSNSQNAVLDGLQRARTEQANKDSAARESKQQADAAAAEADAQKVQAEQAIATARAALQAQADQKAAIESQRDAAQSQLDVARTDVAGLEGQRVAYSAWEQQKAAEDAAIAAAASAARDAAVQAAARVAANQAAAAAAAAAAAGQRSHTDIDGTESDSETGTTTPTTPKKPRSSTQTPSVTGSAAVELAIDRGMSQLGVPYSWGGGDENGPTKGIRDGGVADSFGDYNKVGFDCSGLMIYAFAGLGISLPHYTGYQYTAGKQVPSSDMKRGDMLFYGPNASQHVALYLGDGKMLEAPQSGSVVKVSPVRYDGMTPYAVRMVS, encoded by the coding sequence GTGAGGCGAAGGACATTCCGCGGCAGTCGCCGCAGCGCGTTCTCGAACACAGCTCGAGCACTGATATGTGCAGGTGTCGTCGTCGCACTGATGGGTGCGGTGTCCGGTACTGCGGCGGCCGTGCCGCCACCCCCTCCCAACCCGTCGGACTCCGACATAGCCGCGGCGGGTTCACGCGTCGACGAGCAACTCGGTGCAGTCGGTCAGCTGATCAACCAGGTTGCGGCGGCGAATCAGCAGCTTGCCCAGCTCGACGCCGAAGTCGCCATCAGGCGCGAGGACGTCAACAAGGCCCTGGTCGACCTCCAGAACGCGCGTGATGCCGCGGATATCGCAGCTCAGTTCGTCGTGACCGCCCAACAAGCCCTCGCCGACGCCGGCACGCAGATTCAAGCTGCTCAGCAGAAGTTCAACGAGTTCGCGGTCTCCAGCTACACCCAGGGAACGGGCGTGGCGTCGGTGTCCTCGTTCCTCGGGTCGAACGGGCCCGAGGACGTTCTCGACCGCGCGCAGGTGCTCAAGGTCCTGTCGAACAGCCAGAACGCTGTGCTCGACGGACTTCAGCGAGCACGCACCGAGCAAGCCAACAAGGATTCCGCAGCGCGCGAATCCAAGCAGCAGGCCGACGCCGCTGCAGCGGAAGCCGACGCGCAGAAGGTCCAGGCAGAGCAGGCCATTGCTACTGCCCGTGCCGCATTGCAAGCGCAGGCCGACCAGAAAGCCGCGATCGAATCGCAGCGAGATGCTGCGCAGAGTCAGCTTGACGTGGCGCGGACGGATGTCGCCGGTCTGGAAGGACAGCGCGTCGCGTACTCGGCGTGGGAGCAGCAAAAGGCTGCCGAGGACGCCGCCATTGCGGCAGCCGCCTCTGCAGCGCGCGACGCGGCCGTGCAGGCAGCTGCGCGAGTGGCAGCGAATCAGGCGGCTGCGGCCGCAGCCGCCGCGGCCGCAGCAGGGCAGCGATCGCACACCGACATCGACGGAACGGAGTCCGACTCGGAAACGGGCACGACGACGCCGACGACGCCGAAGAAGCCGCGCAGTTCCACCCAAACTCCGTCTGTGACCGGAAGTGCAGCAGTCGAACTGGCTATCGACCGCGGTATGTCACAGCTCGGCGTGCCCTACTCGTGGGGTGGCGGTGACGAGAACGGCCCCACGAAGGGAATTCGAGATGGTGGGGTTGCCGACAGCTTCGGCGACTACAACAAGGTCGGCTTCGACTGCTCGGGCCTGATGATCTACGCGTTCGCCGGACTCGGAATTTCGTTGCCGCACTACACCGGTTACCAGTACACCGCGGGCAAGCAAGTGCCGTCATCGGATATGAAGCGCGGAGACATGCTGTTCTACGGACCGAACGCCAGCCAGCACGTCGCGCTGTACCTGGGCGACGGCAAGATGCTGGAAGCGCCACAATCCGGCAGCGTCGTCAAGGTCTCGCCAGTGCGGTACGACGGGATGACACCGTACGCAGTTCGGATGGTTTCCTGA
- the fabG1 gene encoding 3-oxoacyl-ACP reductase FabG1 yields MSKPDFIARSVLVTGGNRGIGLSIAQRLAADGHKVAVTHRGSGVPDGLFGVVCDVTDSDSVDKAFKEVEEKHGPVEVLVSNAGITDDTLIMRMSEDQFSKVIDANLTGAFRVAKRASRSMLRARYGRFIFLGSAVGLMGTPGQANYAASKAGVIGLARSLTRELGSRSITANVVAPGFIDTEMTQALDEKYQELAVSAIPLSRKGKTEEVAGVVSWLASEDASYVSGAVIPVDGGLGMGH; encoded by the coding sequence ATGTCCAAACCCGACTTCATCGCCCGATCGGTACTCGTCACCGGAGGTAACCGAGGCATCGGTCTGTCCATCGCACAGCGTCTCGCCGCGGACGGCCACAAAGTTGCCGTCACCCATCGTGGTTCGGGAGTGCCGGACGGGTTGTTCGGGGTTGTCTGCGACGTGACGGACTCGGACTCCGTGGACAAGGCGTTCAAAGAGGTGGAAGAGAAGCACGGCCCTGTCGAGGTGCTGGTGTCGAATGCGGGAATCACCGACGACACACTCATCATGCGAATGAGCGAGGACCAGTTCTCGAAGGTCATCGATGCAAACTTGACCGGTGCGTTCCGCGTGGCCAAGCGAGCAAGTCGCTCGATGCTGCGCGCCCGCTACGGTCGCTTCATCTTCCTCGGCTCCGCAGTTGGTCTCATGGGAACGCCGGGCCAAGCGAACTACGCCGCCTCCAAGGCAGGCGTCATCGGTCTCGCGCGATCGCTGACGCGTGAGCTCGGTTCGCGGTCCATCACGGCAAACGTTGTGGCACCCGGCTTCATCGACACAGAGATGACTCAAGCGCTCGACGAGAAGTACCAGGAATTGGCCGTCAGTGCTATCCCTCTTTCTCGCAAAGGCAAGACCGAAGAAGTGGCAGGTGTCGTCAGTTGGCTGGCTTCCGAGGATGCGTCCTATGTTTCCGGCGCAGTAATCCCGGTCGATGGCGGACTCGGCATGGGCCACTGA
- a CDS encoding DUF3097 domain-containing protein codes for MYGGDILSGHSRMRKVPAPRVPAERGLVVEDAGSGFCGAVVGFERTYDGDFVRLEDAARTTRLFALREAAFLIDGKRVTLERAVAAPKPKGATRSASGSTKVDGLRARTARASRIWVEGVHDAALVERVWGHDLRVEGVVVEHLEGLDNLGGRLAEFEPGPNRRVGVLVDHLVTGSKESKLTTSLGPHVLVTGHPYVDVWEAVRPGAVGIAAWPKIPRGQDWKTGICRELGWGTPKEGWRHVYSSVSSFRDLKAPLIGAVEQLVDFVTE; via the coding sequence ATGTACGGCGGAGACATTCTTTCTGGGCACAGTCGAATGCGGAAGGTCCCTGCACCTCGGGTCCCCGCGGAGCGCGGCCTTGTTGTCGAGGATGCAGGTAGTGGTTTCTGCGGTGCGGTCGTCGGGTTCGAAAGGACCTATGACGGCGACTTCGTCAGGTTGGAGGATGCGGCTCGAACCACCCGGCTCTTCGCGCTTCGAGAAGCTGCATTTCTCATCGACGGCAAGCGGGTCACACTCGAACGTGCTGTGGCAGCGCCCAAGCCGAAAGGTGCCACTCGATCTGCATCCGGATCCACCAAGGTGGATGGGTTGCGGGCTCGTACGGCCCGCGCGAGTCGGATCTGGGTGGAGGGCGTTCACGACGCGGCGCTGGTGGAACGAGTATGGGGGCACGACCTGCGCGTAGAAGGTGTCGTCGTAGAACATCTGGAAGGTCTCGACAATCTGGGTGGGCGCCTCGCGGAATTCGAACCGGGGCCGAACCGTCGGGTAGGTGTACTCGTCGACCACCTGGTGACGGGATCGAAGGAATCCAAGCTCACGACGTCTCTCGGGCCACATGTTCTGGTCACGGGACATCCGTACGTCGATGTATGGGAAGCAGTGCGGCCGGGGGCAGTCGGCATCGCCGCGTGGCCGAAGATCCCCCGTGGACAGGACTGGAAGACGGGTATCTGTCGTGAGCTCGGTTGGGGTACCCCGAAGGAAGGGTGGCGGCATGTGTATTCGTCGGTCTCGAGCTTCCGGGATCTGAAGGCACCGTTGATCGGCGCGGTCGAACAGCTGGTCGATTTCGTGACGGAGTGA
- a CDS encoding VWA domain-containing protein — MSLSDFASPWWLLFLLVVVALVVGYVVVQRRRQKHTLLFSNMELLETVAPTRPGYWRHVPTALVLVGLMFLTVALAGPTSDQRVPRNRATVMLVIDVSLSMEATDVEPSRLAAAQEAGKSFADGLTPGINLGLVAFAGTASVLVSPTANREATKAAIDKLQLSERTATGEAIFTSLQSIDTLGAVLGGGDAAPPARIVLLSDGKQTVPENPDDPRGGYTAARSAAEKDVPISTISFGTSYGTVDIETESGSERVPVPVDDPSLREIAALSGGSFFTASSLEELRAVYDTLEEQIGFEITRGDASRPWLILGVLFTAAGLGTALVLRQRLP; from the coding sequence GTGAGCCTGTCGGACTTCGCCTCTCCCTGGTGGCTGCTCTTCCTGCTGGTCGTCGTTGCCCTTGTCGTCGGCTACGTGGTGGTCCAGCGTCGTCGGCAGAAGCACACGTTGCTTTTTTCGAACATGGAGCTGCTGGAAACTGTCGCGCCGACGCGTCCTGGGTACTGGCGCCACGTTCCGACAGCGCTGGTCCTGGTCGGGTTGATGTTCCTGACAGTTGCGCTGGCCGGTCCGACATCGGATCAGCGAGTCCCGCGCAATCGTGCGACGGTCATGCTTGTCATCGACGTGTCGTTGTCCATGGAGGCAACCGACGTCGAGCCGTCGCGCCTAGCCGCTGCGCAGGAGGCAGGAAAGTCGTTCGCCGACGGGCTGACTCCTGGAATCAACCTGGGGCTCGTCGCCTTCGCAGGCACTGCCTCGGTGTTGGTGTCGCCCACCGCCAACCGCGAGGCAACGAAGGCTGCGATCGACAAGCTGCAGCTGAGCGAACGGACAGCGACAGGCGAGGCGATCTTCACGTCGCTGCAGTCGATCGACACACTCGGAGCTGTGCTGGGTGGGGGCGACGCGGCTCCTCCTGCACGCATCGTTCTGTTGTCCGATGGAAAACAGACCGTTCCGGAGAACCCTGACGATCCTCGCGGGGGTTACACCGCCGCACGGTCGGCAGCGGAGAAGGACGTCCCGATCTCGACGATCTCGTTCGGTACCAGCTACGGCACCGTCGACATCGAAACCGAGTCGGGGTCCGAGCGTGTTCCGGTGCCGGTCGACGACCCCTCGCTTCGGGAGATCGCCGCCCTGTCCGGTGGAAGTTTCTTCACTGCGTCGTCACTGGAAGAACTTCGGGCCGTCTACGACACGCTCGAAGAACAGATCGGCTTCGAAATCACCCGCGGGGACGCGAGTAGGCCATGGTTGATTCTCGGAGTTCTTTTCACAGCAGCAGGATTGGGCACGGCACTGGTGCTGCGTCAAAGATTGCCCTGA
- a CDS encoding DUF6676 family protein: MPEPILAFVPLLADVPPGIDVDDIVADVAATGVSAPASLEGDLQSAVARAEEHGIDLSIIVVERDPRHDSQLRDLATAVGAEDGGTVLVLSPGQVGSFSDSVSRVTLEAGQDRTYTGNPVLAADNFVDTLVGPQTPWTLITAVVILIVAGCGAATAFAKVRRRARAEESNRVQSTTRETTEPH; encoded by the coding sequence ATGCCTGAACCGATACTCGCTTTCGTTCCCTTGTTGGCCGACGTGCCACCCGGGATCGACGTCGACGACATCGTGGCCGACGTAGCGGCGACGGGTGTCAGTGCGCCCGCATCGCTCGAAGGCGATCTGCAATCGGCCGTCGCCCGCGCCGAGGAGCATGGGATCGACCTGTCCATCATCGTGGTGGAACGAGATCCGCGGCACGACTCGCAGTTGCGCGACCTCGCGACCGCAGTGGGAGCCGAGGACGGTGGCACCGTGCTGGTGCTCAGCCCCGGCCAGGTCGGATCCTTCAGCGACAGTGTCAGCCGCGTGACCCTGGAGGCGGGACAGGATCGGACGTACACCGGAAATCCTGTGCTGGCCGCAGACAACTTCGTCGACACCTTGGTGGGCCCCCAGACTCCGTGGACGCTGATCACTGCCGTGGTGATTCTGATCGTCGCTGGGTGCGGTGCGGCCACCGCGTTCGCCAAGGTACGTCGCCGGGCGCGCGCGGAAGAGTCGAATCGAGTCCAGTCCACGACCCGTGAGACCACAGAGCCACACTGA